A genomic stretch from Myxocyprinus asiaticus isolate MX2 ecotype Aquarium Trade chromosome 24, UBuf_Myxa_2, whole genome shotgun sequence includes:
- the mkrn4 gene encoding makorin, ring finger protein, 4, with protein MDRYSRPYRRSKKGGLNVEREICWQFINGCCRYGQSCYYLHEFPAVQPFQVQCRYFQKGGCWFGDRCRYLHVPQGAEGSSESSRRGSAPAVYPPPLAGRAMADRRGSEPSLPAQGAYSLNRRGSEPLVTSVSVLQQNFERLTTGIAEEEEFGIDDAPPQHGALRHMQQNNATYSNPLRNGSSASSLPGAAPAEVHKVTMSKAETKATSLTERPDQGGAAVSTGQQNSGIFDQSKDVVCGICMDKISEKSTAQERRYGILPNCNHAFCISCIVTWRKTKDFQEDVIKGCPQCRVKSSFYIPSKHWVSDGEEKASLIASFKEKSSKLKCMFFMRHGCCPFKSECIYSHDGPPVTHRSRRSAPRNTVEVLEDLDIDGIQLWSYIFALTLLDDEDDDLLDFLD; from the exons ATGGATCGGTATAGTAGACCGTATAGACGATCGAAAAAAGGCGGCTTGAATGTGGAAAGAGAAATCTGCTG GCAGTTCATCAATGGATGTTGCCGCTATGGTCAAAGCTGTTACTATCTGCATGAGTTTCCTGCAGTACAACCATTCCAGGTTCAGTGCAGGTACTTCCAGAAAGGTGGTTGTTGGTTTGGGGATCGTTGCAG GTATCTCCATGTTCCTCAAGGAGCTGAAGGGTCTTCAGAGAGCAGCAGGCGTGGTTCAGCACCTGCAGTGTACCCCCCTCCGTTGGCAGGCCGTGCTATGGCAGACCGTCGGGGATCTGAGCCCTCTCTTCCAGCTCAAGGGGCATATAGTCTGAATCGGAGAGGTTCTGAACCCCTGGTCACAAGTGTGAGCGTGTTACAACAGAATTTCGAACGCTTAACCACAGGCATTGCAGAAGAGGAAGAGTTTGGAATTGATGATGCACCTCCCCAGCATG GTGCATTAAGGCATATGCAACAAAACAACGCTACCTATTCCAATCCTTTACGCAACGGTAGTTCAGCAAGCTCTCTGCCTGGTGCAGCACCTGCTGAAGTCCATAAAGTAACCATGTCTAAAGCGGAAACAAAG GCAACCAGTCTGACAGAGAGACCGGATCAGGGTGGTGCTGCAGTTTCGACTGGGCAGCAAAACTCTGGGATCTTTGACCAAAGCAAAGATGTGGTCTGTGGCATCTGCATGGACAAGATTTCTGAGAAATCCACTGCACAGGAGCGCCGTTATGGCATCCTACCCAACTGTAATCATGCTTTCTGTATTAGCTGCATTGTTACCTGGCGAAAGACGAAAGACTTCCAAGAGGATGTCATCAA GGGCTGTCCACAGTGCAGAGTAAAATCCTCCTTTTACATTCCCAGCAAGCACTGGGTCAGTGATGGGGAGGAAAAGGCATCACTGATAGCCTCTTTTAAAGAGAAGAGCAG TAAATTAAAGTGCATGTTCTTCATGCGTCATGGATGCTGCCCCTTTAAGTCAGAGTGTATCTACAGTCATGATGGGCCCCCCGTCACACACCGTAGCAGGCGCTCTGCACCCAGG AACACCGTTGAGGTGCTGGAGGATTTGGACATTGATGGCATCCAACTTTGGAGCTACATTTTTGCCCTAACTCTGTTGGATGACGAAGATGATGACCTTCTGGATTTTCTTGACTAA